Proteins from a single region of Cytophagaceae bacterium:
- a CDS encoding inositol oxygenase, whose protein sequence is MENVNSNPLKSIEEWEDDVLERYPEPGKKAKEDYRNYVDSERVNTVREFYRLNHTYQTYNFVEEKEKEFLAFNKKEMTIWDAVDFLNTLVDDSDPDTDLDQLQHLLQTSEAIRADGHPDWFVLTGFMHDLGKVLCLFGEPQWAVVGDTFPTGCKHSDKIVYPEFFDANPDSRDPRYNTKFGIYEPNCGLDNVKMSWGHDEYIYQMMKNYIPEEGLYMLRYHSFYAQHRENAYDHLMNAHDHEMFKWVDKFNPYDLYSKVPVTPDSKALRPYYEDLVAKYLPATLKF, encoded by the coding sequence ATGGAAAATGTCAATTCTAATCCTTTAAAAAGCATTGAAGAATGGGAGGATGATGTGTTGGAAAGATATCCGGAACCGGGTAAAAAAGCTAAAGAAGATTACCGAAACTACGTTGATTCAGAAAGAGTTAACACTGTTAGAGAGTTTTACAGGCTTAATCATACTTATCAGACATATAATTTTGTAGAAGAAAAGGAAAAGGAATTTCTTGCTTTTAATAAGAAAGAAATGACTATCTGGGATGCTGTAGATTTTTTAAATACGCTAGTTGACGATAGCGACCCTGATACAGACCTTGATCAGCTTCAACATTTATTGCAAACTTCTGAGGCAATCAGAGCCGACGGACACCCCGATTGGTTTGTGTTAACAGGGTTTATGCATGACTTGGGTAAAGTATTATGCCTTTTTGGTGAACCCCAATGGGCGGTGGTAGGCGACACCTTCCCCACTGGCTGCAAACATTCCGATAAGATAGTTTACCCTGAATTTTTTGATGCTAATCCCGACTCCAGAGACCCAAGATACAATACTAAGTTTGGTATATATGAACCTAATTGTGGCCTCGATAATGTAAAAATGAGCTGGGGACATGATGAATATATTTATCAAATGATGAAAAATTATATTCCGGAAGAAGGCTTATATATGCTGCGATATCATTCATTTTATGCTCAGCACAGAGAAAACGCTTATGATCACCTTATGAATGCCCACGATCATGAAATGTTTAAATGGGTAGATAAGTTTAACCCTTATGATTTGTATTCAAAAGTACCAGTGACACCTGATTCAAAAGCATTAAGGCCTTATTATGAGGATCTTGTTGCCAAATATTTGCCGGCTACTTTAAAGTTTTAA
- a CDS encoding RagB/SusD family nutrient uptake outer membrane protein has protein sequence MKNIFKSSFLIMIGLLVFGCHKIDVPVNTQLTPDIFPQTTAQFIQASGPPYAALRGNFALDYWFMQSLTTDEAIMPARGGNWYDNRGYIDMHHHTWTKDHGATNTCWNWLSTVIGTTNQALSILETTVPEATASKAQNLAELKMIRAFAYFMMMDLFGNVPIYDTYGDFTPKTNTPRAEVFKFIETEIKAAIPSLSTDVSMATYGRFTQWGAQALLAKMYSNAEVYTGTAKNAECIEACNAVINSGKFSIESRANYLKMFYPDNGPQMKEFIFAIPYDPAAAAMSGTNGFMYHARYDVPRSLRARFNLTFTPSAPRSTLPEFYAHFNDENDIRNKQWLTGKQFMADGVTPVMVSTTKKGYDQFYTGSDGGEKYTYQVELTPEIKLRQDVATFDLGNDEIAWNMGYRNIKFFPDATSTNRNQNNDFPVFRFSDILLMKAEATLRSNGSAQVVADLVNQVRSNRTTSPALTTVSLEDIYQERSRELAMETWHRNDMIRFGKFENKWGYKTDADKNKRILPIPQGAMTLNPALKQNPGY, from the coding sequence ATGAAAAATATATTTAAAAGTTCTTTTTTAATAATGATCGGCCTTCTCGTGTTTGGATGCCACAAGATCGATGTGCCGGTAAATACTCAGCTTACACCTGATATTTTCCCACAAACAACCGCTCAGTTTATTCAGGCCTCCGGTCCTCCATATGCTGCATTGAGAGGGAATTTCGCATTAGATTACTGGTTTATGCAATCACTCACCACTGACGAGGCAATAATGCCAGCCCGGGGAGGAAACTGGTATGATAACCGTGGTTATATCGATATGCACCACCATACCTGGACCAAAGACCACGGTGCCACCAATACTTGTTGGAACTGGCTTTCTACTGTAATTGGAACAACAAATCAGGCTCTGTCTATTTTAGAGACAACAGTACCGGAGGCTACTGCCTCAAAAGCTCAGAATTTAGCTGAACTAAAAATGATAAGAGCTTTTGCATACTTTATGATGATGGATTTGTTTGGTAATGTACCTATATATGACACTTATGGAGACTTTACTCCAAAAACCAATACTCCCCGAGCTGAAGTATTCAAATTCATTGAAACTGAAATTAAAGCGGCTATTCCAAGCTTAAGTACTGATGTAAGTATGGCTACCTATGGAAGATTTACGCAATGGGGAGCACAAGCCTTGCTGGCAAAAATGTATTCAAATGCCGAGGTTTATACCGGAACCGCAAAAAATGCAGAGTGTATTGAAGCTTGTAATGCAGTAATCAATTCAGGAAAGTTTTCAATCGAATCAAGGGCCAATTATCTCAAAATGTTTTATCCTGACAATGGCCCTCAGATGAAGGAATTTATTTTTGCTATTCCTTATGATCCTGCTGCTGCGGCTATGAGTGGTACCAATGGTTTTATGTACCATGCGAGATACGATGTTCCCCGGTCACTAAGGGCCAGGTTTAATCTGACTTTTACACCTTCAGCACCTCGCAGCACTTTGCCGGAATTTTATGCACATTTTAATGATGAAAACGATATAAGAAATAAGCAATGGCTTACAGGTAAGCAGTTTATGGCTGATGGAGTGACTCCTGTAATGGTTTCAACTACAAAAAAAGGTTATGATCAGTTTTATACTGGTTCAGATGGTGGTGAAAAATACACTTATCAGGTTGAGCTTACTCCGGAAATCAAACTACGTCAGGATGTTGCCACTTTTGACCTGGGTAACGACGAAATTGCATGGAATATGGGTTACAGAAACATTAAGTTTTTCCCGGATGCCACTTCAACCAACCGTAACCAAAACAATGATTTTCCCGTTTTCAGATTTTCCGATATACTTTTGATGAAAGCGGAAGCAACATTGAGAAGTAATGGCTCTGCCCAGGTAGTTGCTGATTTGGTGAACCAGGTTCGTTCTAATCGCACTACTTCACCCGCCCTTACAACTGTCAGCCTTGAGGATATTTATCAGGAAAGATCCAGAGAGTTGGCGATGGAAACTTGGCACAGAAATGACATGATCCGTTTTGGAAAGTTTGAAAACAAATGGGGTTATAAAACTGATGCAGATAAAAACAAAAGGATTCTGCCAATTCCTCAGGGAGCTATGACCCTGAATCCGGCATTGAAACAAAATCCCGGGTATTAA
- a CDS encoding DUF1080 domain-containing protein, which yields MNNLFKNPLFGFLFFLISLNQTHAQNIEGRWDLTVTRGDQKVPSWLEINHSGVKYLVGHFVADGGSARPISRIFFNENKLTFSIPPQWDSIDKDLKVEGELKNDALSGSMTMPNGEVMTWVGVRAPKLIRTKEPVWGTPVKLFNGKNTEGWDTFGQPSQWVVENSVLKSPKSGANIRTTGKFNDFKLHVEFRVPKGSNSGVYLRGRYEVQITDSYGKEPALGELGAIYGFIQPLELPAKPAGEWQSFDVILVGRVVTVALNGKTIIYKNEIPGITGGAIDSNEAEAGPIMFQGDHGPIEYRNITLIPAK from the coding sequence ATGAATAATCTGTTTAAAAACCCCCTTTTTGGTTTTCTTTTCTTTCTAATAAGCCTTAATCAGACCCACGCTCAAAATATTGAAGGTCGGTGGGATTTGACCGTAACCCGGGGTGATCAAAAAGTGCCTTCCTGGCTGGAAATCAACCATTCGGGTGTCAAATATTTAGTTGGACATTTCGTTGCCGATGGAGGAAGTGCCAGGCCAATTTCCCGCATATTTTTTAATGAAAATAAATTGACGTTTTCGATTCCCCCACAATGGGACAGTATCGATAAAGACCTGAAAGTGGAGGGAGAACTAAAAAATGATGCTCTCTCAGGCTCCATGACCATGCCTAACGGTGAGGTGATGACCTGGGTAGGAGTGAGGGCACCGAAATTGATCCGAACCAAAGAACCAGTTTGGGGAACGCCCGTCAAACTTTTTAATGGAAAAAACACCGAGGGCTGGGATACTTTTGGTCAGCCTAGTCAATGGGTTGTGGAAAATAGCGTTTTGAAAAGTCCAAAGTCGGGTGCAAATATCAGAACCACAGGCAAATTCAATGATTTCAAACTTCATGTGGAATTCAGAGTGCCGAAAGGCAGTAACAGCGGGGTGTATCTTCGTGGTCGCTACGAGGTGCAAATTACCGATAGTTATGGAAAAGAACCAGCTTTAGGTGAGTTGGGAGCCATTTATGGATTTATTCAACCTTTGGAACTGCCTGCCAAACCCGCTGGCGAGTGGCAAAGTTTTGACGTGATTTTGGTAGGAAGAGTCGTAACTGTTGCTTTAAACGGCAAAACAATTATTTACAAAAACGAGATTCCGGGTATTACCGGTGGAGCTATAGACAGTAATGAGGCCGAAGCCGGGCCAATTATGTTTCAAGGCGATCACGGACCTATTGAATACCGAAATATTACCTTGATTCCTGCAAAATAA
- a CDS encoding NUDIX hydrolase codes for MMNLDEEHFIPQLSIDSVIFGYWDSRLKVLIAKVKMDYDIWTLPGGFIQQREHIDAAAMRILEERTGLNKIYLEQFRVFGAENRVNDSFQEKVKTWQNIGSNFELEKMLRWFSKRFVSIGYYALVDINKVSLRKGEFDNSVEWYDIENLPVMIMDHNEMVNFALEKLREKLDEKLIGFNLLPETFTMRELQELYEAVYDRPFPRNNFQKKMLDLNVLERLEKVYTGAANKAPFLYRFRKGD; via the coding sequence ATGATGAATTTAGATGAGGAACATTTTATTCCTCAACTTTCTATTGATAGCGTGATATTCGGATACTGGGATTCCAGGCTTAAAGTATTGATAGCCAAAGTCAAAATGGATTATGATATATGGACACTTCCGGGCGGATTCATACAACAGCGTGAGCATATTGATGCCGCTGCCATGAGAATTTTGGAAGAAAGGACCGGACTCAACAAAATTTATCTGGAACAGTTCAGGGTATTCGGAGCTGAAAACCGTGTTAATGACTCTTTCCAGGAAAAAGTAAAAACCTGGCAAAATATTGGTTCCAATTTTGAACTTGAGAAAATGTTAAGGTGGTTTTCCAAGCGGTTTGTATCTATTGGATACTATGCTCTAGTGGATATAAACAAAGTGAGTCTCAGGAAAGGAGAATTTGACAATAGTGTGGAATGGTACGATATTGAAAATCTGCCAGTAATGATAATGGACCACAATGAAATGGTGAACTTTGCTCTGGAAAAACTCAGGGAAAAACTCGACGAGAAACTGATTGGATTCAATCTATTGCCAGAAACCTTCACCATGCGGGAGCTACAGGAACTTTATGAGGCGGTATATGACCGACCATTCCCCCGAAACAATTTCCAAAAGAAAATGCTGGATCTCAACGTGTTGGAACGCCTCGAAAAAGTATATACTGGTGCGGCTAATAAGGCTCCGTTTTTGTATAGGTTTAGGAAGGGGGATTAA
- a CDS encoding TonB-dependent receptor gives MLLGSANVMAQTVTVKGKVVSGDGNEVLPGVSVVVSGTSQGTSTNSEGVYSISSPSSATLVFSFVGYETQKVAVNGRSTIDVVMKLSESNLNEVVVVGYGTQSKKNLTSAIANIKPGDLNRGAIVDVGQLLQGKVPGLNISSNGDPNQRAAMILRGASTLNSSQGPFYVIDGVPGADISVIAPDDIATIDVLKDAAATSIYGNRAANGVIMITTKKGKKGAMQVTYNGYVGIEKVSSKLDMMNASELRAFISKNGQSLSPNDDKGFDTDWQSVVMKPTAYSQNHNVSFSGGGEHNTYSASLNYSDKQGILLSSNLQRVIARMSIEQFALNNKVKFALSVVNSNNNANNTPMRNNVLDQMIKRLPVSPVKNDDGTYFENWQNTGYFNPLALIEKAKDNNKYNNLIGSFNTHVDLPFNLSYDLNLSYQNTTSLNSQSYGSYYSQYNSANFYNNPDPPAVHSLMNFGVNGSALRNTYQDSRKVLETFVSYNKNLEKHYLNAVIGYSWQDNTLGDGFQVTSTNFPVDNIGYGNFALSNPYAITGYRINFGADGVFQENKLISDFARLNYSYSDKYLFQGSIRRDGSSVFGQNNQWGYFPSVGLAWRINEEGFMKNQKIFNDLKLRASYGVTGNATGFNAYTAQFISGLLGTYYYNGTQTAAYGPTQAANPDLKWEKTSTANLGLDFTLLKGMLSGSIEVYDKKTTGMIYSYQVNPILVPVGRIVANGGSMSNKGIELSLTATPVRNDNGLTWTSSLNLAHNKNEIVSLTNPLFAGGDSIRITQPEGSGQTGSTLQILKGGRPLGQFFTFEYAGKNESGVSQFYTSTGGTTTTPVIGKDYRYLGSPQPKLLLGWANTLTYKNFDMNLFVRGVFGNKIFNATRADLFRPTTAQFTNILKDVADESTKDVNSFKYSSRFIEDGSYVRLDNATLGYNFKITNKNIRSLRVYTSVNNAFVITKYSGIDPEINQGGLAPGVDSNNFYPKTRTVLLGLNVSF, from the coding sequence ATGTTGCTTGGATCTGCTAATGTGATGGCTCAGACTGTCACAGTAAAAGGAAAAGTAGTATCCGGTGATGGAAATGAAGTATTACCTGGCGTATCGGTTGTGGTAAGTGGAACTTCACAGGGCACTTCTACTAACTCAGAAGGCGTTTATAGCATTTCGAGTCCTTCAAGTGCTACGTTGGTATTCAGTTTTGTGGGTTACGAAACACAAAAGGTTGCTGTAAATGGTCGCTCAACCATTGATGTTGTGATGAAATTGAGTGAAAGTAATCTTAACGAGGTAGTTGTGGTAGGTTATGGTACTCAATCCAAGAAAAACCTGACCAGTGCAATAGCCAATATAAAACCCGGTGATCTCAACCGCGGAGCTATTGTTGATGTGGGTCAGCTTCTTCAGGGTAAAGTTCCCGGACTAAACATTTCATCTAATGGTGACCCTAATCAACGGGCTGCCATGATTTTGCGTGGTGCTTCTACTCTCAACTCTTCACAAGGACCTTTTTATGTGATTGATGGTGTTCCCGGAGCCGACATCTCGGTTATTGCCCCTGACGATATTGCTACCATTGATGTTTTGAAAGATGCTGCCGCAACCTCAATATATGGTAACAGGGCTGCTAATGGCGTAATTATGATTACTACCAAAAAAGGCAAAAAAGGTGCTATGCAGGTGACGTACAATGGTTATGTGGGAATAGAAAAAGTTTCCAGTAAACTTGACATGATGAATGCCTCAGAACTAAGGGCCTTTATTTCAAAAAATGGACAAAGCCTTTCTCCAAATGATGACAAGGGCTTTGACACAGACTGGCAGTCAGTAGTTATGAAGCCTACAGCATACTCCCAAAATCACAACGTTTCATTCAGTGGAGGAGGTGAGCATAATACTTACAGTGCAAGTCTAAACTATTCCGATAAACAAGGTATTCTACTCTCCAGTAATCTTCAAAGAGTGATCGCAAGGATGTCGATTGAACAATTTGCATTAAATAACAAAGTGAAATTTGCATTGTCGGTAGTAAACTCTAACAACAACGCCAACAATACTCCGATGCGTAACAATGTTTTGGATCAAATGATAAAACGTTTGCCGGTATCACCCGTTAAAAATGACGATGGAACATATTTTGAAAACTGGCAAAATACAGGTTATTTTAACCCGCTTGCTCTCATTGAAAAAGCCAAGGATAACAATAAATACAATAACCTCATTGGTTCATTTAATACACATGTGGATTTGCCATTTAATCTATCATATGATTTAAATTTATCTTACCAAAATACAACCTCGCTCAACAGCCAGTCTTACGGAAGTTATTATTCTCAGTATAACAGTGCCAATTTTTATAATAATCCTGATCCGCCGGCCGTTCACTCGCTTATGAACTTCGGCGTGAATGGTTCAGCCCTCCGAAATACCTACCAGGATAGCCGTAAAGTATTGGAAACTTTTGTTTCCTATAACAAAAACCTTGAAAAGCATTATCTCAATGCTGTAATTGGATATTCATGGCAAGACAACACGCTTGGCGATGGATTTCAGGTAACAAGTACCAACTTTCCGGTTGACAACATCGGATACGGTAACTTTGCACTGAGTAATCCTTACGCCATTACGGGTTACAGAATCAATTTTGGTGCTGATGGAGTATTTCAGGAAAATAAATTGATTTCTGATTTTGCACGTTTAAATTATTCATACTCTGATAAATACCTTTTCCAGGGATCTATTCGGAGAGATGGTAGCTCAGTGTTTGGTCAAAATAATCAATGGGGTTATTTCCCTTCAGTAGGTTTGGCATGGCGTATCAACGAAGAAGGTTTTATGAAAAATCAAAAGATTTTTAATGACCTTAAACTTCGTGCCAGTTATGGTGTTACCGGTAATGCCACTGGTTTCAATGCTTATACGGCCCAATTCATTTCAGGATTGTTAGGAACCTATTATTACAATGGAACTCAGACTGCGGCTTACGGTCCAACTCAGGCTGCAAACCCTGATTTGAAATGGGAAAAAACCTCCACTGCAAACCTCGGTTTAGATTTCACCTTGTTAAAAGGTATGTTGAGTGGTTCGATTGAAGTTTATGACAAAAAAACCACCGGTATGATTTATTCTTATCAGGTAAATCCAATTTTGGTGCCTGTGGGAAGAATAGTCGCCAATGGCGGTAGTATGAGTAACAAAGGTATTGAGCTTAGTTTAACAGCTACCCCGGTCAGAAATGATAATGGTCTCACCTGGACCTCAAGTTTAAATCTGGCTCATAATAAAAATGAGATTGTAAGTTTAACCAATCCGCTTTTTGCAGGTGGCGATTCAATCAGAATCACTCAGCCTGAAGGTAGTGGACAGACAGGAAGTACTTTGCAAATTCTAAAAGGAGGCAGACCTTTGGGTCAGTTCTTTACTTTTGAATATGCAGGCAAAAATGAGAGTGGTGTTTCTCAATTCTATACAAGTACTGGTGGAACTACTACTACCCCGGTAATTGGAAAAGATTATCGCTATTTGGGAAGTCCGCAACCGAAACTTTTACTGGGATGGGCCAACACGCTTACCTACAAAAATTTTGACATGAATCTTTTTGTAAGAGGCGTATTTGGAAACAAAATCTTTAACGCCACCCGTGCTGATTTGTTCAGACCAACAACCGCTCAGTTTACTAATATCCTGAAAGATGTGGCTGATGAAAGTACCAAAGATGTGAACTCATTTAAATATTCATCCAGATTTATTGAAGACGGCAGCTATGTTCGTCTCGATAATGCTACTTTGGGTTATAATTTCAAAATAACTAACAAAAATATCAGAAGTTTGAGGGTCTATACCTCTGTTAACAATGCTTTTGTGATAACGAAATATTCGGGTATTGATCCTGAAATCAATCAGGGTGGATTGGCTCCGGGTGTTGATTCCAATAATTTCTATCCTAAAACCCGTACAGTTTTGTTGGGTCTAAATGTATCGTTTTAA
- a CDS encoding fumarylacetoacetate hydrolase family protein, with the protein MKILAIGKNYINEGEDKNAGKTGNPIIFSKPETSLVTNNQDVEFPDFTNDLRYEAELVIKIGKTGKKISESDAKSFIVAIGIGIDFTAKDIFDQSREGKGPWDLGKGFDGGAPVSSFVPVSEFPDLKNINFDLKINDELKQTGNTTLMIYTFEEIIAYVSKFMTLQPGDLIFTGTPAKGTGQIHKGDKLAAAIEGKEMIAFAMS; encoded by the coding sequence ATGAAAATTCTGGCTATTGGAAAAAACTATATCAACGAAGGTGAAGACAAAAATGCAGGAAAAACCGGTAATCCAATAATCTTCTCAAAGCCTGAAACCAGCCTGGTAACCAACAATCAAGATGTCGAATTTCCTGATTTTACCAATGATTTGCGATATGAAGCTGAACTGGTCATAAAAATTGGAAAGACAGGCAAGAAAATCTCTGAAAGTGATGCAAAAAGCTTTATTGTAGCCATAGGAATCGGTATTGATTTCACTGCCAAAGATATTTTTGATCAAAGCCGCGAAGGCAAAGGCCCCTGGGATCTGGGCAAAGGTTTTGATGGCGGGGCACCCGTTTCATCGTTTGTTCCGGTATCTGAATTTCCTGATTTGAAAAACATCAATTTTGATCTGAAAATCAACGATGAACTTAAGCAAACAGGCAATACAACTTTGATGATTTATACTTTTGAAGAGATAATCGCTTATGTGTCAAAGTTTATGACACTCCAGCCTGGCGACTTGATTTTTACCGGTACGCCAGCCAAAGGCACCGGTCAAATTCATAAAGGTGATAAATTAGCTGCCGCGATTGAAGGAAAAGAAATGATTGCTTTTGCGATGAGCTGA
- a CDS encoding bifunctional metallophosphatase/5'-nucleotidase yields the protein MKKILFLFILGTQVFGQKNKSLTLLYTNDLHSNFEPMRVNWVDKNRNVGGFANISTLVKIEKTKNPDVLYFDAGDFFTGPYHSFLTKGEAVIDVINSMPIDAVCVGNHEFDHGWQNVPIQFKKANFPILNGNIFLKNSNDLIWNNPYKIFEKNGIKLGVIGLHGKFSFYDTTAEVMVSGIECRDEEEYLKKYIAELDKKVDLIILLVHEGIPGRQSSSGQSDVERSLQKDIELAKNVPGIDVLITGHAHKGTPEALISNGTLIVSTDALGIQLGRLDIVYNRKKDKIVSHRNKLQVVYDDEIKDDELTAEVIRKTSEKLKIIIQEPVCKINSMLSRSYGEESNLGNAVADALMFTNPNADFALTNSGGLREDILGPQVTVGDLITAFPFPNTVVETDLTGKDLMGIFEHGAGLTNGILQVSKGVEMKYDESLESGKRVSSVKINGQSLELEKVYKVLTNNFLADGGDGFLGFKNGKNKKDTLIPVLEAMTRYLKTFETYVPKLEGRVVNIK from the coding sequence ATGAAAAAAATTCTATTTCTTTTTATTTTAGGTACACAGGTATTTGGTCAAAAAAACAAGTCATTGACGCTTCTCTATACTAATGATTTGCATTCAAATTTTGAACCCATGCGTGTCAATTGGGTGGATAAAAATCGTAATGTAGGTGGTTTTGCCAATATTTCTACCCTTGTCAAAATCGAAAAAACCAAGAATCCGGATGTCCTTTATTTTGATGCCGGGGATTTTTTTACAGGGCCATATCATAGTTTTTTAACAAAAGGCGAAGCAGTAATAGATGTGATTAATAGTATGCCAATCGATGCTGTTTGTGTCGGAAATCATGAGTTTGATCATGGCTGGCAAAACGTACCTATACAGTTTAAAAAAGCCAATTTTCCGATTTTGAATGGAAATATTTTTCTGAAAAATTCAAATGATTTGATTTGGAATAATCCCTATAAGATTTTTGAAAAAAATGGAATAAAACTCGGGGTTATCGGACTTCATGGCAAATTTTCATTTTATGATACAACAGCAGAGGTTATGGTAAGTGGTATTGAATGCAGGGATGAAGAAGAATACCTAAAAAAATACATAGCCGAACTCGATAAAAAAGTTGATTTAATAATCTTACTTGTGCATGAAGGTATCCCTGGCAGGCAGTCTTCCTCTGGTCAATCCGATGTAGAAAGAAGTTTGCAAAAAGATATTGAATTGGCAAAAAATGTTCCGGGAATTGATGTTTTGATTACCGGCCATGCACATAAAGGTACTCCTGAAGCTTTGATTTCCAACGGTACATTAATCGTTTCAACCGATGCCTTGGGCATTCAATTGGGCCGTTTAGATATTGTTTATAATCGAAAAAAAGATAAAATTGTTTCACATAGAAATAAATTGCAGGTGGTTTATGATGATGAAATAAAAGATGATGAACTAACCGCAGAAGTGATTAGAAAAACATCTGAAAAATTGAAGATAATTATACAGGAACCGGTTTGTAAAATAAATTCAATGCTTTCAAGATCTTATGGCGAAGAATCAAACCTGGGGAATGCAGTGGCGGATGCATTAATGTTTACCAATCCAAATGCCGATTTTGCACTTACAAATAGTGGTGGACTTAGGGAAGATATTTTGGGGCCGCAAGTAACCGTAGGAGATCTGATCACGGCTTTTCCTTTTCCAAATACAGTGGTTGAAACGGACCTCACCGGAAAAGACTTAATGGGGATTTTTGAGCATGGAGCAGGACTTACAAATGGTATTTTGCAGGTTTCTAAAGGTGTTGAAATGAAATATGATGAGTCACTTGAATCTGGTAAAAGAGTAAGTAGTGTTAAAATAAATGGACAATCTCTTGAATTAGAAAAAGTTTATAAAGTGTTAACTAATAATTTCTTAGCAGATGGAGGAGATGGATTTTTGGGTTTTAAAAATGGAAAAAATAAGAAAGATACTTTGATCCCCGTTTTGGAAGCAATGACCCGATACTTAAAAACATTTGAAACTTATGTTCCGAAATTAGAAGGTAGAGTGGTTAATATAAAATAA